The proteins below come from a single Anaerolineae bacterium genomic window:
- a CDS encoding PDZ domain-containing protein gives MGTTQAGIPMFTGVMKGYPAHLAGIKQGDVVMKVDGEDVTTLS, from the coding sequence ATGGGTACCACCCAGGCCGGCATCCCCATGTTCACGGGAGTGATGAAAGGTTATCCGGCTCACCTGGCCGGGATAAAACAGGGCGACGTGGTAATGAAGGTAGATGGTGAAGACGTGACCACTTTATCC